A window of the Motilibacter rhizosphaerae genome harbors these coding sequences:
- a CDS encoding DUF1360 domain-containing protein codes for MTQPTVIERARQHKHAYAGDEDRPLGTYTALVGLYAALGLGTLTTLARRRERLAPGDIALLSVATFKASRVLTKGTVTSPLRAPFTRFAGTSGPSELHEEMRVDGPRRAIGELLTCPFCLSQWIATSLAAGFFVAPRQTRAVTSVLTAVAGADFLQLLYAQAEQAAEG; via the coding sequence GTGACGCAGCCGACCGTGATCGAGAGGGCGCGCCAGCACAAGCACGCGTACGCCGGCGACGAGGACCGCCCCCTGGGCACTTACACCGCGCTGGTCGGCCTCTACGCCGCCCTCGGGCTCGGCACGCTGACGACGCTGGCCCGCAGGCGGGAGCGGCTGGCCCCGGGCGACATCGCCCTGCTCTCCGTCGCGACGTTCAAGGCCTCGCGCGTGCTGACCAAGGGCACGGTGACCTCGCCGCTGCGCGCGCCGTTCACCCGCTTCGCGGGGACGTCGGGCCCCAGCGAGCTGCACGAGGAGATGCGCGTCGACGGACCGCGCCGGGCGATCGGCGAGCTCCTCACCTGCCCGTTCTGCCTCAGCCAGTGGATCGCGACCTCGCTGGCGGCGGGGTTCTTCGTCGCGCCGCGCCAGACCCGCGCCGTCACCTCGGTGCTGACGGCCGTCGCGGGCGCCGACTTCCTCCAGCTGTTGTACGCCCAGGCCGAGCAGGCGGCGGAGGGATGA
- a CDS encoding DUF1360 domain-containing protein: MSGVRALREVEQAYSPDEDRPLGSFLALMGTYAAAVVAGGAVVRASGRELPERISAADLALVSVATHKLSRLITKDPVTSPLRAPFTRFHGAEAPAELDEEVVGTGPRHAIGELVTCPFCVGQWVATGFAFGLVLAPRATRMAAGVLTAVTAADALQLAYSAGEQAVEG; encoded by the coding sequence ATGAGCGGCGTGCGCGCGCTGCGGGAGGTCGAGCAGGCGTACTCGCCGGACGAGGACCGTCCGCTGGGGTCGTTCCTCGCCCTGATGGGGACCTACGCCGCGGCCGTCGTCGCCGGTGGTGCGGTGGTCCGCGCGTCCGGGCGCGAGCTGCCCGAGCGGATCTCGGCGGCCGACCTGGCGCTGGTCTCGGTGGCGACGCACAAGCTCTCGCGGCTGATCACCAAGGACCCGGTGACGAGCCCCCTGCGGGCGCCGTTCACCCGCTTCCACGGGGCGGAGGCACCGGCCGAGCTCGACGAGGAGGTCGTGGGCACGGGTCCCCGGCACGCCATCGGCGAGCTCGTGACCTGCCCGTTCTGCGTCGGCCAGTGGGTGGCGACCGGCTTCGCCTTCGGGCTCGTGCTCGCCCCGCGGGCCACGCGGATGGCCGCCGGCGTGCTGACCGCGGTGACGGCGGCGGACGCGCTGCAGCTGGCGTACTCGGCCGGCGAGCAGGCCGTCGAGGGCTGA
- a CDS encoding STAS domain-containing protein, protein MSGIPSEAAPLTTTTSTVAGWPVLSVSGEIDALTAPALRERLLEALREEGSRVVLDLSAVSFLDSTALGVLVAAHKRASTTGGQFRLVVATPLTTRLLKLTGLDQVFAVHPDLESAVR, encoded by the coding sequence TTGTCCGGCATCCCGTCCGAAGCCGCCCCCCTCACCACCACGACCAGCACCGTCGCGGGCTGGCCGGTCCTCTCGGTCAGCGGCGAGATCGACGCGCTGACGGCGCCTGCGCTCCGCGAGCGCCTCCTGGAGGCCCTGCGCGAGGAGGGCTCCCGCGTGGTGCTCGACCTCAGCGCGGTCTCCTTCCTCGACTCGACGGCGCTCGGCGTCCTCGTGGCCGCGCACAAGCGGGCCAGCACGACCGGCGGGCAGTTCCGCCTCGTGGTCGCCACGCCGCTCACCACCCGGCTGCTCAAGCTGACCGGGCTCGACCAGGTCTTCGCGGTCCACCCCGACCTGGAGTCGGCCGTCCGGTAG
- a CDS encoding ThuA domain-containing protein: MSDPVRTLVFTRTTDYRHDSIPAAVAALQARPELEVVASEDPGDVARSGEFEVVAFVSTSGDCLDDAAREALQAHVLGGGGFVGVHCAAVTEAGWPWYGELLGARFAGHPEGVQPGTVVVEDAAHPSTAHLPARWGFVDEWYAFTQVRPDLHLLLSVDGASIDAGDHAMPAPHPQAWQRELGSGRSWFTALGHGDEAWADEAFLGHVLGGIAWAAGRY; this comes from the coding sequence ATGAGCGACCCGGTCCGCACCCTCGTCTTCACGCGCACCACGGACTACCGGCACGACTCGATCCCCGCCGCGGTGGCCGCGCTGCAGGCGCGTCCCGAGCTCGAGGTCGTCGCGAGCGAGGACCCGGGCGACGTCGCGCGCAGCGGGGAGTTCGAGGTCGTCGCCTTCGTCTCCACCTCCGGCGACTGCCTCGACGACGCGGCCCGCGAGGCGCTGCAGGCCCACGTGCTCGGTGGCGGGGGCTTCGTCGGTGTCCACTGCGCTGCCGTCACCGAGGCCGGTTGGCCGTGGTACGGCGAGCTGCTCGGCGCCCGTTTCGCCGGCCACCCCGAGGGCGTGCAGCCGGGGACGGTCGTGGTCGAGGATGCCGCCCACCCGTCCACCGCGCACCTGCCGGCCCGCTGGGGCTTCGTGGACGAGTGGTACGCGTTCACCCAGGTCCGCCCGGACCTGCACCTGCTGCTCAGCGTCGACGGCGCCAGCATCGACGCGGGGGACCACGCGATGCCGGCGCCCCACCCGCAGGCCTGGCAGCGCGAGCTCGGCAGCGGGCGCTCGTGGTTCACCGCGCTCGGGCACGGCGACGAGGCCTGGGCGGACGAGGCGTTCCTCGGGCACGTGCTGGGCGGCATCGCCTGGGCGGCCGGGCGCTACTAG
- a CDS encoding phytoene desaturase family protein, with product MPAATSGRKGDGVPEVVDAVVVGGGHNGLVAANRLADAGWDVVVLEAQPEVGGAVRSGEVVRPGFVTDLYSSFYPLSAASPAIRSLRLEEHGLRWRHAPSVVAHPLRDGRAAVLSRDLDATAASVESFAPGDGAAWREVFAEWQRIRDPLLSALFTPIPPVGGALGILRRLGAVQTLRFVRFALTPVTSYGRQQFRGEGAPLLFAGNAMHSDLSPDGAGSALFGWLLCMLGQDVGFPVPEGGSGRLVGAMVSRLERAGGQVRTSSPVARVTMAGGRATGVVLEGGGEIRARKAVLADVSAPMLYERLVGREHLSPRFCRDLDSFEWDDATLKVNWALSGPVPWKAEGCRGAGTVHVGVDMADLTDYSADLKTGRIPQRPFMLFGQTTTADPTRSPVGTESTWSYTHLPRRHPLDDAALDRHVERMEDTLEEYAPGFRDLVLDRGVQRPRDLQGHDASLDMGAVNAGSSNPSQLLVLRPTPGLGRPETPVEGLFLASASAHPGGGVHGAPGWNAARAALLRDSRLGSVAAKGFLAATRYLTGGLASS from the coding sequence ATGCCAGCAGCGACGAGCGGGAGGAAGGGGGACGGCGTGCCTGAGGTGGTGGACGCGGTCGTCGTCGGAGGAGGCCACAACGGCCTGGTGGCGGCCAACCGGCTGGCCGACGCCGGCTGGGACGTCGTCGTCCTCGAGGCGCAGCCGGAGGTGGGCGGGGCCGTGCGCAGCGGCGAGGTGGTCCGGCCGGGCTTCGTCACCGACCTCTACAGCTCGTTCTACCCGCTGTCCGCCGCCTCCCCGGCGATCCGGTCGCTGCGCCTGGAGGAGCACGGGCTGCGCTGGAGGCACGCGCCGAGCGTCGTCGCGCACCCGCTGCGCGACGGTCGCGCGGCGGTGCTCAGCCGGGACCTCGACGCGACCGCCGCGTCCGTGGAGTCGTTCGCCCCGGGGGACGGCGCTGCGTGGCGCGAGGTCTTCGCGGAGTGGCAGCGCATCCGCGACCCGCTGCTGAGCGCGCTGTTCACCCCGATCCCGCCGGTCGGCGGTGCGCTCGGGATCCTCCGCCGGCTCGGCGCTGTGCAGACGCTGCGCTTCGTGCGGTTCGCGCTCACTCCCGTGACGTCGTACGGGCGCCAGCAGTTCCGCGGCGAGGGCGCACCCCTGCTGTTCGCCGGCAACGCCATGCACAGCGACCTGTCCCCGGACGGAGCGGGCTCGGCGCTGTTCGGCTGGCTGCTCTGCATGCTCGGCCAGGACGTGGGCTTCCCGGTCCCCGAGGGCGGGTCCGGCCGGTTGGTCGGCGCGATGGTCTCGCGGCTCGAGCGCGCGGGCGGCCAGGTGCGCACGTCGTCCCCGGTCGCGCGGGTCACGATGGCCGGCGGCCGGGCCACCGGCGTCGTGCTCGAGGGCGGCGGGGAGATCCGCGCCCGCAAGGCGGTCCTCGCGGACGTGTCAGCCCCGATGCTCTACGAGCGCCTCGTCGGGCGCGAGCACCTCAGCCCGCGCTTCTGCCGCGACCTCGACTCCTTCGAGTGGGACGACGCCACCCTCAAGGTCAACTGGGCGCTCTCGGGCCCCGTCCCGTGGAAGGCGGAGGGCTGCCGCGGCGCCGGCACCGTCCACGTCGGCGTCGACATGGCCGACCTCACCGACTACAGCGCCGACCTCAAGACCGGGCGCATCCCGCAGCGGCCGTTCATGCTCTTCGGCCAGACGACCACGGCCGACCCCACGCGCTCGCCCGTCGGCACGGAGTCCACCTGGAGCTACACCCACCTGCCCCGGCGGCACCCGCTGGACGACGCCGCGCTGGACCGGCACGTCGAGCGCATGGAGGACACCCTCGAGGAGTACGCCCCCGGCTTCCGCGACCTCGTCCTGGACCGGGGCGTGCAGCGCCCGCGCGACCTCCAGGGCCACGACGCGAGCCTCGACATGGGGGCGGTCAACGCGGGGAGCTCGAACCCGAGCCAGCTGCTCGTCCTGCGCCCCACGCCCGGGCTCGGCAGGCCGGAGACGCCCGTCGAGGGCCTCTTCCTCGCCAGCGCGAGCGCGCACCCGGGCGGTGGCGTGCACGGTGCGCCGGGCTGGAACGCGGCACGGGCCGCGCTGCTGCGCGACTCCCGCCTGGGGAGCGTCGCCGCCAAGGGCTTCCTCGCCGCGACCCGCTACCTCACCGGCGGGCTCGCCAGCAGTTGA
- a CDS encoding SRPBCC family protein, with translation MDRNPVDRTIRATPAAVWAVLADGWAYANWVVGASAIRDVDATWPSPGSRIHHSVGSWPLLLSDTTSVKRSEPEALLELQARGWPLGEATVEVRLEPVPEGTRVTILEDVSEGPGRFLPAPLRTASIVPRNRESLRRLALVAENRRR, from the coding sequence ATGGACCGCAACCCCGTCGACCGGACGATCCGCGCCACGCCCGCCGCCGTGTGGGCGGTGCTCGCGGACGGCTGGGCCTACGCGAACTGGGTCGTGGGCGCCTCGGCGATCCGCGACGTCGACGCGACCTGGCCCTCCCCCGGGTCCCGCATCCACCACAGCGTCGGGTCCTGGCCGCTGCTGCTGTCGGACACGACCTCGGTGAAGCGCTCCGAGCCCGAGGCGCTGCTCGAGCTGCAGGCCCGCGGCTGGCCGCTCGGGGAGGCGACGGTGGAGGTCCGCCTGGAGCCCGTGCCCGAGGGCACCCGCGTGACGATCCTCGAGGACGTGAGCGAGGGCCCCGGCAGGTTCCTGCCCGCGCCGCTGCGGACGGCGTCCATCGTGCCCCGCAATCGCGAGTCGCTCCGCCGCCTCGCGCTGGTCGCGGAGAACCGGCGCCGCTGA
- a CDS encoding purine-cytosine permease family protein: MAVQTDPRGGSARTTGLEVRSIDYVPLSERHGEVWSQGPLWFMSNAQIATLVVGVVSTELGGNLLWSLIAVIAGSLVGTLFMAFHSAQGPQLGLPQMIQSRPQFGYVGALLVWAFAYLQYAGFNIFNTILAGQGLHATVHGPTRLWIVVASVVAVLVALVGYDLIHRTERYLAFGFLLFFGILTVVVLTLHYPAGSFDLGAFKVTPFLAQFGVVAGYQISWAIYVSDYSRYLPPDVTVRKTFYWTYGGSALGAIWIMCLGAALATWWGESHDAFDTIESLHHSGNHFFGGYGLLVVLFSTLGLIAVTALNMYGGSLTLISATDSLKPVRPTLRIRVVMVLFTAALSLVPALALLNSNKFQDYFNFFLLLVLYLFIPWTAVNLVDYYVVRRGHYAVAEIFNPNGIYGRWGWRGIGAYLAGFVAMTPFFSTTHYTGWVAHQLDGADISLFVGLPVAGILYWVLSRSIDVDSERRVAEAEAVQLEEGALHHETRG; this comes from the coding sequence ATGGCCGTCCAGACCGACCCCCGCGGGGGGTCCGCCCGCACCACGGGGCTCGAGGTCCGCTCCATCGACTACGTGCCGCTCTCGGAGCGCCACGGCGAGGTCTGGAGCCAGGGCCCGCTGTGGTTCATGAGCAACGCGCAGATCGCGACCCTCGTCGTGGGGGTGGTCTCGACCGAGCTCGGCGGCAACCTGCTCTGGTCGCTGATCGCGGTCATCGCCGGGTCGCTCGTCGGCACGCTGTTCATGGCGTTCCACTCGGCGCAGGGCCCGCAGCTCGGGCTGCCGCAGATGATCCAGTCCCGCCCGCAGTTCGGCTACGTCGGCGCGCTGCTGGTGTGGGCGTTCGCCTACCTGCAGTACGCCGGGTTCAACATCTTCAACACCATCCTCGCCGGCCAGGGGCTGCACGCGACGGTGCACGGGCCCACCCGGCTCTGGATCGTCGTCGCGAGCGTGGTCGCCGTCCTCGTCGCCCTCGTCGGCTACGACCTCATCCACCGCACGGAGCGCTACCTCGCATTCGGGTTCCTGCTGTTCTTCGGCATCCTCACGGTGGTCGTCCTCACGCTGCACTACCCGGCCGGCTCCTTCGACCTGGGCGCGTTCAAGGTGACGCCGTTCCTTGCGCAGTTCGGCGTGGTCGCGGGCTACCAGATCAGCTGGGCCATCTACGTCTCGGACTACTCGCGCTACCTGCCGCCGGACGTCACCGTGCGCAAGACCTTCTACTGGACCTACGGCGGCTCGGCGCTCGGCGCGATCTGGATCATGTGCCTCGGGGCGGCGCTGGCGACGTGGTGGGGCGAGTCGCACGACGCGTTCGACACCATCGAGTCGCTCCACCACAGCGGCAACCACTTCTTCGGCGGCTACGGCCTGCTGGTCGTCCTCTTCTCCACGCTCGGGCTGATCGCGGTCACCGCGCTCAACATGTACGGCGGCTCGCTCACGCTGATCTCGGCGACGGACTCGCTGAAGCCGGTGCGGCCGACCCTGCGCATCCGCGTCGTCATGGTGCTCTTCACCGCGGCCCTGTCGCTGGTGCCCGCGCTCGCCCTGCTCAACAGCAACAAGTTCCAGGACTACTTCAACTTCTTCCTGCTGCTGGTGCTCTACCTGTTCATCCCGTGGACCGCGGTCAACCTCGTCGACTACTACGTCGTGCGCCGCGGCCACTACGCCGTCGCCGAGATCTTCAACCCCAACGGCATCTACGGGCGCTGGGGCTGGCGGGGCATCGGCGCGTACCTCGCCGGCTTCGTCGCCATGACGCCGTTCTTCAGCACCACCCACTACACCGGCTGGGTGGCCCACCAGCTCGACGGTGCGGACATCTCGCTGTTCGTCGGGCTGCCCGTGGCCGGGATCCTCTACTGGGTGCTGAGCCGCAGCATCGACGTCGACTCGGAGCGCCGCGTCGCGGAGGCCGAGGCCGTGCAGCTCGAGGAGGGGGCGCTCCACCACGAGACGCGGGGCTAG
- the upp gene encoding uracil phosphoribosyltransferase: MRTHVVDHPLVAHKLTVLRDEGTDSPTFRRLADELVTLLAYEATRDVRVEPMDIRTPVTTTTGVRLSSPKPLVVPILRAGLGMLDGMTRLLPTAEVGFLGMVRDEGTLLASTYATRLPDDLAGRQCYVLDPMLATGGTLAAAVRLLADRGAGPVTCIALLAAPEGITRMQHELDGITGRDGSPLDVRVVVAALDERLNEQGYIVPGLGDAGDRLYGTVS, translated from the coding sequence ATGCGCACGCACGTCGTCGACCACCCGCTCGTCGCCCACAAGCTCACGGTGCTGCGCGACGAGGGCACCGACTCGCCGACCTTCCGCCGGCTGGCGGACGAGCTCGTCACCCTGCTCGCGTACGAGGCCACCCGCGACGTGCGGGTCGAGCCCATGGACATCCGCACCCCGGTGACGACGACGACCGGTGTGCGGCTGAGCTCGCCGAAGCCGCTCGTCGTCCCGATCCTGCGTGCGGGGCTCGGCATGCTCGACGGGATGACCCGGCTGCTACCGACGGCCGAGGTGGGCTTCCTCGGCATGGTGCGCGACGAGGGCACGCTGCTCGCCTCGACGTACGCGACGCGGCTGCCCGACGACCTCGCAGGGCGCCAGTGCTACGTCCTGGACCCGATGCTCGCGACCGGTGGCACGCTCGCCGCGGCTGTCCGCCTGCTCGCCGACCGCGGAGCCGGCCCCGTCACCTGCATCGCCCTGCTCGCCGCACCCGAGGGCATCACGCGCATGCAGCACGAGCTCGACGGCATCACCGGCCGCGACGGCTCGCCCCTCGACGTCCGCGTCGTGGTCGCCGCGCTCGACGAGCGGCTCAACGAGCAGGGCTACATCGTCCCGGGGCTCGGGGACGCGGGCGACCGGCTGTACGGCACGGTCTCCTAG
- the pabB gene encoding aminodeoxychorismate synthase component I, producing MSEPTRPAAGRRTLVVDNHDSFTWNLVHLLAGVTGREPVVVANDDPSWDPALARGFDAVVLSPGPGRPQRASDVGHCRAVLAQPEVPVLGVCLGHQAIAYAHGATVALAPEPRHGRLSRVSSPGTGLFAGVPDGFTVTRYHSLAVTDLPPELEPLAWSEDGVLMALQHVSLPRWGVQFHPESVCSEHGALLLENVLQLVPPLPAPRVELRAPADTPARVRRLRVHARRVDVACSAEVVFDALFRGEPGAFWLDSRDPDLPDGPPGRAAVVGAPSGPLGRVATVDVHAGTVTVDGRVLAQPDPLAWLEADLAGLDVELPALPSDFALGWVGYLGYGLGSDALRSRHRPALPDAVLVFADRAVVLEGRTPWLLALSDDQTVDEAEEWLQATESVVRGLAGRAVPEPRRPVVRGPGGRPARHALRHGRAAYVALVERCQQEIRAGETYEACLTNELVSDAQLDPWEGYRWLRRSNPSPAGAYLTAGGVAVLSASPERFLRIDRTGRVESRPVKGTRPRGADPEADAALARGLATAEKDRAENLMVVDLVRHDLGRTAGLGSVRADDLFRVETWPMAHQLVSTVTAQLRDGVHPVACVRAAFPGGSMTGAPKERTMALLDELEQGPRGVYAGAVGSFSLSGAVDLSIVIRTVVVAGGTTTYGVGGAVVALSDPAAEWEETLVKLRPALDLLGATLDDVEGTRPG from the coding sequence GTGAGCGAGCCGACCCGTCCTGCCGCCGGGCGTCGCACGCTGGTCGTGGACAACCACGACTCCTTCACCTGGAACCTCGTCCACCTGCTGGCCGGGGTGACCGGTCGGGAGCCCGTGGTCGTCGCCAACGACGACCCGTCCTGGGACCCCGCCCTGGCGCGGGGCTTCGACGCGGTCGTCCTGTCGCCCGGCCCCGGCCGCCCCCAACGGGCGAGCGACGTCGGCCACTGCCGCGCCGTCCTCGCGCAGCCCGAGGTGCCCGTGCTCGGGGTCTGCCTCGGGCACCAGGCCATCGCGTACGCCCACGGCGCCACGGTCGCCCTCGCTCCCGAGCCGCGGCACGGCCGGCTCTCCCGGGTCAGCTCGCCGGGCACAGGGCTCTTCGCGGGGGTCCCCGACGGCTTCACGGTCACGCGCTACCACTCGCTCGCGGTGACCGACCTGCCCCCGGAGCTCGAGCCGCTGGCCTGGAGCGAGGACGGCGTCCTCATGGCGCTGCAGCACGTCTCGCTCCCGCGCTGGGGCGTGCAGTTCCACCCCGAGAGCGTGTGCTCGGAGCACGGCGCCCTGCTGCTCGAGAACGTCCTGCAGCTGGTGCCTCCGCTGCCCGCGCCGCGCGTCGAGCTGCGCGCTCCCGCCGACACCCCCGCCCGGGTACGCCGCCTGCGCGTCCACGCCCGTCGCGTGGACGTGGCGTGCAGCGCCGAGGTGGTGTTCGACGCGCTCTTCCGCGGGGAGCCGGGCGCGTTCTGGCTGGACAGCCGCGACCCGGACCTCCCGGACGGTCCGCCCGGCCGGGCGGCGGTGGTGGGCGCCCCGTCCGGCCCGCTCGGCAGGGTCGCCACCGTCGACGTCCACGCGGGCACGGTCACCGTGGACGGCCGGGTGCTCGCTCAGCCGGACCCCCTCGCGTGGCTGGAGGCGGACCTCGCCGGGCTCGACGTCGAGCTCCCCGCCCTGCCGTCCGACTTCGCCCTCGGGTGGGTCGGCTACCTGGGCTACGGCCTGGGCTCGGACGCCCTCCGCAGCCGGCACCGCCCGGCCCTCCCCGATGCCGTGCTCGTCTTCGCCGACCGGGCCGTCGTGCTCGAGGGGCGTACGCCGTGGCTGCTCGCGCTCTCCGACGACCAGACCGTCGACGAGGCCGAGGAGTGGCTGCAGGCGACCGAGTCCGTAGTCCGCGGTCTGGCCGGCCGGGCCGTGCCCGAGCCGCGGCGACCGGTCGTGCGCGGGCCGGGGGGACGGCCCGCCCGGCACGCGCTGCGGCACGGGCGGGCGGCGTACGTCGCGCTCGTCGAGCGCTGCCAGCAGGAGATCCGGGCGGGGGAGACCTACGAGGCGTGCCTGACCAACGAGCTCGTCAGCGACGCGCAGCTGGACCCGTGGGAGGGCTACCGGTGGCTGCGCCGGTCCAACCCGTCGCCCGCCGGCGCGTACCTCACGGCCGGTGGCGTCGCCGTCCTCAGCGCGTCGCCCGAGCGCTTCCTCCGCATCGACCGGACCGGGCGCGTCGAGTCCCGCCCGGTGAAGGGGACGCGTCCGCGGGGAGCGGACCCGGAGGCGGACGCGGCGCTCGCCCGCGGCCTCGCGACGGCGGAGAAGGACCGCGCCGAGAACCTCATGGTCGTCGACCTCGTCCGCCACGACCTCGGCCGCACCGCCGGGCTGGGGAGCGTCCGCGCCGACGACCTGTTCCGCGTCGAGACCTGGCCGATGGCCCACCAGCTCGTCAGCACCGTCACCGCACAGCTTCGCGACGGGGTCCACCCGGTCGCCTGCGTGCGCGCGGCCTTCCCCGGCGGGTCCATGACGGGGGCGCCGAAGGAGCGCACGATGGCCCTGCTCGACGAGCTCGAGCAGGGCCCGCGCGGGGTCTACGCCGGTGCCGTCGGCTCGTTCTCGCTGTCCGGCGCGGTCGACCTCAGCATCGTCATCCGCACGGTCGTGGTCGCGGGAGGCACCACGACGTACGGCGTGGGCGGTGCCGTCGTCGCGCTCTCGGACCCCGCGGCGGAGTGGGAGGAGACCCTCGTCAAGCTGCGCCCCGCGCTGGACCTGCTCGGCGCGACCCTCGACGACGTCGAGGGGACGCGCCCCGGCTAG
- a CDS encoding CPBP family intramembrane glutamic endopeptidase, which translates to MIATLLDRRALRTEVLLVLGVSLGLSGIWALVDFLGDLTTPGGLAAQSAHLNSSRAPGRPWLDLSKQLVAVLGALVPAFLALHLLRQTGDERRSVGLDGRRPWFDLRLGALLAATIGGSGLALYLTARGLGANLTVVPTTLPAVWWRIPVLLLSAAENAFLEEVVVVGYLLRRLDQLGWSWRATLVASALLRGSYHLYQGIGGFAGNVVMGVVFVLVYRRWGRVMPLFLAHTLIDSVAFVGYALLAGKVGWLPTG; encoded by the coding sequence GTGATCGCCACGCTGCTCGACCGCCGGGCGCTGCGCACCGAGGTGCTGCTCGTCCTGGGCGTCTCGCTCGGGCTGTCCGGGATCTGGGCGCTGGTCGACTTCCTCGGGGACCTCACGACGCCGGGCGGGCTGGCCGCGCAGTCGGCCCACCTCAACAGCTCGCGCGCGCCGGGTCGGCCCTGGCTGGACCTCAGCAAGCAGCTGGTCGCGGTCCTGGGTGCACTGGTGCCCGCGTTCCTCGCCCTGCACCTGCTGCGCCAGACCGGCGACGAGCGCCGGTCCGTCGGCCTGGACGGGCGGCGACCGTGGTTCGACCTGCGGCTCGGAGCGCTGCTCGCGGCGACGATCGGCGGCAGCGGCCTCGCGCTCTACCTCACCGCCCGCGGGCTCGGCGCCAACCTCACCGTGGTGCCGACGACGCTGCCGGCCGTGTGGTGGCGGATCCCCGTGCTGCTGCTCTCCGCCGCGGAGAACGCCTTCCTCGAGGAGGTCGTCGTCGTCGGCTACCTGCTGCGGCGGCTGGACCAGCTGGGCTGGTCCTGGCGGGCGACCCTCGTCGCCAGCGCGCTGCTGCGCGGGTCCTACCACCTCTACCAGGGCATCGGGGGCTTCGCGGGCAACGTCGTGATGGGCGTCGTCTTCGTGCTGGTCTACCGCCGGTGGGGGCGCGTGATGCCGCTGTTCCTCGCGCACACGCTGATCGACAGCGTCGCCTTCGTCGGCTACGCCCTGCTCGCCGGCAAGGTGGGCTGGCTCCCCACGGGCTGA
- a CDS encoding PP2C family protein-serine/threonine phosphatase: MTDEDALVARVVAAMAAARAPGVVDALVEALRTHAPDADVVLWLGDYGQGLLRSFPDGTHELPVEGSVEGRVFASGRAHAEGDRLWAPVVSRGDRLGVLALRTASPGGPSLRQLAEVAEHLATALLLASQATDVYDRPRRRTELTLAAELQWSLLPGRSYRDDEVTVAGYLEPAYAVSGDAYDWVRQPGTFAVSAYNGTGRGVPASLVSTIAVTAVRNARRAGLPLPDRAALADQALYAHYGGQHYVSALLVELDLAAGTASVVDAGSPRLLRVRDGAATWLELDEQLPLGMFEESIYRPQPVDVRPGDRLFIVSDGALDALDGPGSSSFGRAGMESAARGTRLLAAPEAVRHVARDLERHRGGRELEDDAVVLCVDWHAAGASTPAPQDPELSSDN; the protein is encoded by the coding sequence ATGACAGACGAGGACGCCCTCGTCGCACGGGTCGTCGCGGCCATGGCCGCGGCCCGGGCGCCGGGAGTGGTGGACGCGCTCGTCGAGGCGCTGCGCACCCACGCGCCGGACGCCGACGTCGTGCTCTGGCTGGGGGACTACGGGCAGGGGCTGCTGCGCTCGTTCCCGGACGGCACGCACGAGCTGCCCGTCGAGGGCTCGGTCGAGGGGCGGGTCTTCGCCAGCGGACGCGCGCACGCTGAGGGTGACCGCCTGTGGGCGCCGGTGGTCAGCCGCGGCGACCGGCTGGGCGTCCTCGCGCTGCGCACGGCGTCGCCCGGCGGCCCCAGCCTGCGCCAGCTGGCCGAGGTCGCTGAGCACCTGGCGACCGCGCTGCTGCTCGCGAGCCAGGCGACCGACGTCTACGACCGCCCGCGCCGGCGCACCGAGCTGACGCTCGCCGCGGAGCTGCAGTGGTCGCTGCTGCCCGGGCGCTCCTACCGCGACGACGAGGTGACGGTCGCGGGCTACCTCGAGCCGGCGTACGCGGTCTCGGGCGACGCGTACGACTGGGTGCGTCAGCCCGGCACGTTCGCGGTGTCGGCCTACAACGGCACGGGCCGCGGTGTCCCCGCCTCGCTCGTCAGCACCATCGCGGTCACGGCCGTGCGCAACGCCCGGCGGGCGGGGCTCCCGCTGCCGGACCGGGCGGCGCTGGCGGACCAGGCGCTCTACGCCCACTACGGCGGCCAGCACTACGTCTCCGCCCTGCTCGTCGAGCTCGACCTCGCGGCAGGCACGGCGTCGGTCGTCGACGCCGGATCACCGCGGCTGCTGCGCGTCCGAGATGGCGCGGCGACCTGGCTGGAGCTCGACGAGCAGCTCCCGCTGGGGATGTTCGAGGAGTCCATCTACCGCCCGCAGCCGGTCGACGTGCGGCCGGGCGACCGGCTCTTCATCGTCAGCGACGGCGCCCTCGACGCCCTGGACGGGCCCGGGTCCAGCTCCTTCGGTCGGGCGGGCATGGAGTCGGCCGCCCGCGGCACCCGCCTGCTCGCGGCTCCGGAGGCGGTCCGCCACGTCGCGCGCGACCTCGAGCGCCACCGCGGTGGCCGTGAGCTCGAGGACGACGCGGTCGTCCTCTGCGTCGATTGGCACGCCGCCGGCGCGTCCACGCCCGCGCCCCAGGATCCCGAGTTGTCGTCCGACAACTGA